The following coding sequences lie in one Bacteroidota bacterium genomic window:
- a CDS encoding acyl-CoA desaturase, whose protein sequence is MKQKIKFINKDKTQFYNTLKTRVDQYFIDNKISPHANANMVFKTIVMLSLYFVPYALILTQGFGPLGVYLCYGAMGLGLAGIGMSVMHDANHDAYSANPLVNKIVAQALTIVGGDNRNWRTQHNVLHHTYTNIYEHDRDIDNKVIMRFSPAGEYKKVQRFQVFYVFVFYAIMSLYWTTAKDFVQYIQFNKEGQHRDSGMQKFVTLMTLIFWKAVYFTYMFVIPMVFFNFSFLQLFLGFLLMHTIAGLILSIVFQLAHVVEDAKFPVPDEKGNIQNEWAIHQMETTADFSRGSWLITYYVGGLNYQTEHHLFPRICHIHYPEIAPIVQATAKEFGVPYIYNETFVKALKSHMTIISKLGKDDVTFSAIANSMG, encoded by the coding sequence ATGAAACAGAAAATTAAGTTCATCAATAAGGACAAAACGCAATTTTACAATACCTTAAAAACACGCGTTGATCAGTACTTTATCGATAATAAAATATCTCCGCATGCCAATGCCAATATGGTTTTTAAAACAATTGTCATGCTTTCTCTCTATTTTGTTCCGTATGCATTAATCCTTACTCAAGGGTTCGGGCCATTAGGCGTTTACCTTTGTTATGGCGCGATGGGATTAGGATTAGCTGGAATCGGAATGAGTGTGATGCACGATGCAAACCATGATGCATATTCAGCCAATCCACTTGTGAATAAGATTGTGGCTCAGGCACTTACGATTGTTGGTGGAGATAATAGAAACTGGAGAACGCAACACAATGTATTGCACCATACCTATACCAATATCTATGAACACGATAGAGACATTGATAATAAGGTAATTATGCGCTTTTCTCCAGCTGGGGAATACAAAAAAGTTCAACGCTTTCAGGTGTTTTATGTATTTGTGTTTTATGCGATCATGTCGTTATACTGGACAACCGCGAAAGATTTTGTTCAATACATTCAATTTAATAAAGAAGGTCAGCACCGCGACAGTGGGATGCAAAAGTTTGTGACCTTGATGACCTTGATTTTCTGGAAAGCGGTATACTTTACCTATATGTTTGTGATTCCGATGGTGTTCTTTAACTTCAGTTTCCTACAATTGTTTTTAGGATTCTTGCTGATGCATACCATTGCGGGTTTGATTTTAAGTATTGTCTTCCAGTTAGCACATGTTGTGGAAGATGCAAAATTCCCTGTTCCGGATGAAAAAGGAAACATTCAAAATGAATGGGCAATTCACCAAATGGAAACCACTGCTGATTTTTCAAGAGGTAGTTGGTTAATCACGTATTATGTAGGTGGCTTAAATTATCAAACTGAACACCATTTATTCCCACGTATTTGCCATATTCATTATCCTGAAATTGCTCCAATTGTGCAGGCTACAGCAAAAGAATTTGGCGTTCCGTATATCTATAATGAAACATTCGTAAAAGCACTTAAATCACACATGACCATTATTTCCAAATTGGGTAAGGACGATGTAACATTTAGTGCTATTGCAAATAGCATGGGTTAA